The following are encoded in a window of Dioscorea cayenensis subsp. rotundata cultivar TDr96_F1 chromosome 16, TDr96_F1_v2_PseudoChromosome.rev07_lg8_w22 25.fasta, whole genome shotgun sequence genomic DNA:
- the LOC120279351 gene encoding lamin-like protein, producing MSLLPLFLAVSAATLVSATDHIVGGHLGWNPNINYTLWSNNQTFFLNDLISFRYMKNMYNVFEVNQTGYDNCTLSGVAGNWSSGKDFILLNRTGTYYFICGNGFCLNGMKVSVRVRSLPVNSTSPETTGKTGKHASEAAMVIPSMMMAVLLAIWMGFGEI from the exons ATGTCCCTCCTCCCTCTCTTCCTCGCCGTCTCCGCCGCGACCCTCGTCAGCGCCACCGACCACATCGTCGGCGGCCACCTTGGCTGGAACCCCAACATTAACTACACCCTCTGGTCCAACAACCAGACCTTCTTCCTCAACGATCTCATCT CATTCAGGTACATGAAGAACATGTACAACGTCTTCGAGGTGAACCAGACCGGCTACGACAACTGCACGCTCTCCGGCGTCGCCGGGAACTGGAGCTCCGGCAAGGATTTCATCCTTCTCAATCGAACAGGTACGTACTACTTTATTTGTGGCAATGGTTTCTGCCTCAATGGGATGAAGGTTTCCGTCCGTGTCCGTTCGTTGCCGGTGAACTCGACCTCGCCGGAGACGACGGGGAAGACCGGAAAGCATGCATCGGAGGCGGCGATGGTGATTCCGTCGATGATGATGGCGGTGCTTTTAGCGATTTGGATGGGTTTTGGTGAGATTTGA